The following coding sequences lie in one Lysobacter capsici genomic window:
- a CDS encoding general secretion pathway protein GspN — protein sequence MRLDDASPRTWLLATAAGWALLTWVLALAGMGRQVDPLAEDPTLVKPLPQVQKSQADTLGPLSQYGEIASRPLFVDDRRPKPFFMQGKGEGENQAATFDYLLTSVLITPQLSMAFLQPADGSESVRVKLGEVPESHPAWRLTSLEPRRAVFEGPEGRRELDLRIFNGQGGQPPTAVTSPPPGSPGAQPVGRTVPPAGPIAPPQPNRSPQVSQTPPPSQPSPSPNAAPTDSNTSAPLTEQAQMEAIRKRIEARRAQLRQQQAAQPPANTP from the coding sequence ATGCGCCTTGACGACGCCAGCCCGCGCACCTGGTTGCTGGCCACCGCGGCCGGCTGGGCCTTGCTGACTTGGGTATTGGCCCTGGCCGGCATGGGGCGCCAGGTCGATCCGCTGGCCGAAGATCCGACCCTGGTCAAACCCTTGCCGCAGGTGCAGAAGAGCCAGGCCGACACGCTCGGTCCGCTGAGCCAGTACGGCGAGATCGCCTCGCGTCCGTTGTTCGTCGACGACCGCCGGCCCAAGCCGTTCTTCATGCAGGGCAAGGGCGAGGGCGAGAACCAGGCGGCGACGTTCGACTACCTGCTGACCAGCGTGCTGATCACCCCGCAGTTGTCGATGGCGTTTTTGCAGCCGGCCGACGGCAGCGAGTCGGTGCGGGTCAAGCTCGGCGAAGTGCCCGAGTCGCATCCGGCCTGGCGCCTGACTTCGTTGGAGCCGCGCCGGGCGGTGTTCGAAGGCCCCGAGGGCCGGCGCGAACTCGACCTGCGCATCTTCAACGGCCAGGGCGGGCAGCCGCCGACCGCGGTCACTTCGCCGCCGCCGGGCAGCCCGGGCGCGCAGCCGGTCGGACGCACCGTGCCGCCGGCCGGGCCGATCGCGCCGCCGCAACCCAATCGCTCGCCGCAGGTGTCGCAGACTCCGCCGCCGTCGCAACCCTCACCGTCACCGAATGCAGCACCGACCGACAGCAACACCTCCGCGCCGCTCACCGAGCAGGCGCAGATGGAAGCCATCCGCAAGCGGATCGAGGCGCGACGCGCGCAATTGCGGCAGCAGCAAGCCGCTCAACCCCCGGCCAACACGCCGTAG
- the gspM gene encoding type II secretion system protein GspM, protein MNRLRALTADRDRWLALGLLLGALAIAYAVLIHPWWTVPMMEAGDSLESLRERELRQRMELKQAPQIKQRLELVRKQQETRPGFLPEATAELATAGLVQRLETVVLQASPGNRSCGIVNRSPLAEPRRDRYARVVVQVRLRCGAPETAAVLHSLESGSPRLFVGNLNLLSTRGYFVPGTAGPANDGGLDVSFDLYGYLRPTPAPAPAAAAAAGAGASDADRPESAAGANDAP, encoded by the coding sequence ATGAACCGTCTGCGCGCATTGACCGCCGATCGCGACCGCTGGCTGGCCCTGGGCCTGCTGCTCGGCGCACTCGCCATCGCCTATGCGGTGCTGATCCACCCGTGGTGGACGGTGCCGATGATGGAAGCCGGCGATTCGCTCGAAAGCCTGCGCGAACGCGAACTGCGCCAGCGCATGGAGCTCAAGCAGGCGCCGCAGATCAAGCAACGCCTGGAACTGGTGCGCAAGCAGCAGGAAACCCGCCCGGGCTTCCTGCCCGAGGCGACCGCCGAACTGGCCACCGCCGGCCTGGTCCAGCGCCTGGAAACCGTGGTGCTGCAGGCCAGTCCCGGCAATCGCAGCTGCGGCATCGTCAACCGCTCGCCCCTGGCCGAACCGCGCCGCGACCGCTACGCGCGCGTGGTCGTGCAGGTGCGCCTGCGCTGCGGCGCGCCGGAAACCGCGGCGGTGCTGCATTCGCTGGAAAGCGGCTCGCCGCGGCTGTTCGTCGGCAATCTCAACCTGCTGTCGACGCGCGGCTATTTCGTGCCCGGCACCGCCGGGCCGGCCAACGATGGCGGCCTGGACGTGAGCTTCGATCTGTACGGCTACCTGCGTCCGACCCCGGCGCCCGCGCCGGCCGCCGCGGCGGCCGCGGGCGCAGGCGCGAGCGACGCCGATCGTCCCGAATCCGCCGCCGGAGCCAACGATGCGCCTTGA